One stretch of Natronobacterium gregoryi SP2 DNA includes these proteins:
- a CDS encoding ABC transporter ATP-binding protein has product MSSENEPILRTQNLSKYYETDSGVIDNLLGRSQLVKAVDDVDLELYPGETLGVVGESGCGKTTLGRSMLRLIEPTDGSITYRNEQDDGTVREIELTELSSSELRDLRTDLQYIFQDPFSSLNPRLTVGDIIGEPLDIHDIASGQERTDRIQDLLETVGLNASHAYRYPHEFSGGQRQRIGIARALAVDPEIIICDEPVSALDVSVQAQILNLLEDLQREFDLSYIFIAHDLSVVEHISDRIAVMYLGEFAEVGTTEDVFSEPYHPYTEALLSAIPEPDPLWEGEKIFLEGEVPSPIDPPSGCPFHTRCPRVIPPEEFDIEQSAWRSLLSLKLRSGDAESVEDLLTISEESLQEDVTRLPREEFGTRIRDEFGIPATVADSSAETLIEQSIDELYANGVAEATARLEDAFVSPCETTDPPVTEMSDTHEIACLLYDDEYETTTLDRGDGRGDSAIADD; this is encoded by the coding sequence ATGAGTAGCGAGAACGAGCCGATCCTACGGACGCAAAACCTCTCGAAGTACTACGAGACGGATAGTGGTGTCATCGACAACCTGCTTGGCCGATCGCAACTGGTCAAGGCAGTCGACGACGTCGATCTCGAGCTCTATCCGGGCGAAACTCTCGGGGTGGTCGGCGAGAGCGGTTGTGGGAAGACGACGCTTGGCAGGTCGATGCTGCGGCTTATCGAGCCGACCGACGGATCGATCACCTACCGGAACGAGCAAGACGACGGGACAGTCCGCGAAATCGAGTTGACGGAGCTCTCGAGTTCCGAACTACGGGATCTCCGAACGGACCTGCAGTACATCTTCCAGGACCCGTTCTCGAGTCTGAACCCGCGGCTCACCGTCGGTGATATCATCGGCGAACCGCTGGACATCCACGACATCGCAAGCGGGCAGGAGCGAACGGATCGAATTCAGGACTTACTCGAGACCGTTGGACTGAACGCGAGTCACGCGTACCGGTATCCACACGAGTTCTCCGGCGGGCAGCGTCAGCGTATCGGTATCGCCCGGGCGCTCGCCGTCGACCCGGAAATTATCATCTGTGACGAACCGGTCAGCGCACTCGACGTCAGCGTCCAGGCACAAATCCTGAATCTCTTGGAGGATCTTCAGAGGGAGTTCGACCTCTCGTATATCTTCATCGCCCACGACTTGAGCGTCGTCGAGCACATCTCCGACCGGATCGCCGTGATGTACCTCGGTGAGTTCGCGGAAGTGGGGACGACCGAAGACGTGTTCTCGGAGCCGTACCACCCCTACACCGAAGCGTTGCTTTCGGCGATCCCCGAACCTGATCCGCTCTGGGAGGGCGAGAAAATCTTCCTCGAGGGGGAGGTTCCGTCGCCGATCGATCCCCCCTCTGGCTGTCCGTTCCACACTCGGTGTCCCCGCGTGATTCCGCCTGAGGAGTTCGATATAGAGCAGTCGGCGTGGCGGTCGCTCCTGAGTCTCAAACTCAGGAGTGGCGACGCCGAGTCGGTCGAGGACCTGTTGACTATCTCAGAGGAGTCGCTACAAGAGGACGTGACGAGACTGCCACGCGAGGAGTTCGGTACGCGGATCCGCGACGAGTTCGGGATTCCGGCGACCGTCGCCGATTCCTCCGCCGAGACCCTCATCGAACAGTCGATAGACGAACTGTACGCGAACGGCGTTGCCGAAGCGACGGCGAGGCTGGAGGACGCGTTCGTCTCGCCCTGTGAGACGACGGACCCACCGGTCACGGAGATGTCTGACACACACGAAATCGCGTGTCTCCTCTACGATGACGAGTATGAAACGACAACGCTGGACCGTGGCGACGGGAGAGGAGATAGCGCTATCGCCGACGACTGA
- a CDS encoding IS1595 family transposase produces the protein MIPLDVFGSESVAADLLEQVRWRNGVTCPRCRSDLTVKNGSYGHFQRYLCKNCDRTFNDKTGTIFAHSKVALRKWLFSIYAFLRFNTSLRQLQIEIDVQYKTIYQRVERFTKALDAPSLDLVGPVEIDEVYVSAGLKGRERDQESRSRGLSTRGRGTYEQDKPPVFTIVDRGTGDRYVIPAKSADESTIRLLLENRQKEPLTVYTDGFRAYDPLAEDDAFDREYVVHGDGEYANENVHVNTCESHGSLLRPWLSPHRGISKDKLTQYLRAFQLRRKLLRKPGREALKHAIKATL, from the coding sequence ATGATCCCGCTAGATGTGTTTGGGTCGGAATCGGTCGCAGCGGACCTGTTAGAGCAGGTTCGCTGGCGTAACGGTGTTACTTGCCCTCGCTGCCGTTCTGACCTGACGGTCAAGAACGGTAGCTATGGGCACTTTCAGCGCTATCTCTGTAAGAATTGCGACCGCACGTTCAACGACAAGACCGGCACAATCTTCGCCCATTCGAAAGTCGCACTCAGAAAGTGGCTGTTCTCGATTTACGCGTTTCTCCGGTTTAACACGAGTCTTCGTCAACTTCAGATAGAGATCGACGTCCAGTACAAAACGATCTATCAGCGCGTCGAGCGCTTCACGAAGGCGCTTGATGCACCTTCGCTTGACCTTGTCGGACCGGTCGAAATCGATGAAGTCTACGTTTCTGCAGGGCTGAAAGGCCGCGAGCGCGACCAAGAGTCGCGCTCGCGTGGCCTGTCCACGCGTGGGCGAGGAACGTACGAGCAGGACAAACCGCCGGTGTTCACGATCGTCGATCGTGGCACCGGCGACCGATACGTGATCCCAGCGAAATCAGCCGACGAATCGACGATTCGGCTCCTTCTCGAAAACCGTCAGAAGGAGCCACTGACCGTCTACACTGACGGATTTCGTGCCTACGATCCACTGGCCGAGGACGACGCATTCGACCGCGAATACGTCGTCCACGGCGACGGCGAATACGCCAACGAAAACGTACACGTCAACACCTGCGAGAGCCACGGATCGCTGCTGCGACCGTGGCTCTCGCCTCATCGAGGCATCTCAAAAGACAAGCTCACACAGTATCTCCGAGCGTTCCAACTTCGACGAAAGCTACTGCGGAAACCAGGGAGAGAAGCGCTCAAACACGCTATCAAAGCGACGCTATGA
- a CDS encoding ABC transporter substrate-binding protein codes for MPYTNNRHGSHSSKRHGRGTSRRQALALLGAGAAAGLAGCAGGGNGDDDDDPGADLSDVELYDADGNRIEPTIIYDSGDGTAEDIASECQRNLEQIGVDLQLDARPEVLGEDFHSEPLDDADPDEFEWRAGRNAGPPDQTRTVYDWDLLHGIGANAYPRTPYDTRVFWRADDPLNAYGYVPEEDLAGLYEEFDDVTDEQERQAIWDEISAALTHELPANFMYSSYDFEGFLQDINTEPEFYEYGYTPGTINRYRGEQEVGGDFVRLDATPLSEPFLPEQDDNNSAMRTDLLTDASYAIDGDNEIVPLHIDIEDAGDSQVWVCTLRDNLEFGTDADGNAYGQMTAEDWVFQLEYVHGVADDAADLWDEEFPPSEALGNYEVVENVEQTGELEFQLELVEPDPAFSLRPVIWGEQILPQELFEEYAPDAEALRESTEVTEFTWTGNLGPYTFDDWVAGASGSFTATRNEDYYMREHTADSNVQVMDDAWADAPYFETYQFDVEDERSTRLERFRAGEGDRMLLPSDNVAEFEQDHDDIRVEDQQSPYVNFLFFNQRSNGSPICRERDGREAMARVIDKETITDDILRERAQPVHSNQPPWSEWYDEDVATEYGVDITEEDIVQARELLEENETFVLEEA; via the coding sequence ATGCCATACACCAATAATCGTCATGGTTCACATTCCAGTAAACGGCATGGTCGCGGAACGTCCCGGCGACAGGCGCTCGCTCTTCTTGGAGCGGGTGCAGCAGCCGGTCTTGCCGGTTGTGCGGGGGGTGGTAACGGCGACGACGATGACGATCCAGGAGCTGATCTCTCGGACGTCGAACTCTACGACGCAGACGGCAACCGTATCGAACCGACCATCATCTACGACTCGGGCGACGGCACGGCCGAAGACATCGCCTCGGAGTGCCAGCGCAACCTAGAGCAGATCGGGGTCGATCTCCAGCTAGACGCCCGTCCAGAGGTCCTCGGTGAAGATTTCCACTCGGAACCGCTAGACGACGCCGACCCCGACGAGTTCGAATGGAGGGCCGGCCGCAACGCGGGCCCGCCAGACCAGACCCGAACGGTCTACGACTGGGACCTACTCCACGGTATCGGGGCGAACGCCTACCCCCGAACGCCGTACGACACTCGTGTCTTCTGGAGAGCGGACGATCCGCTCAACGCCTACGGCTACGTCCCCGAGGAAGACCTCGCCGGATTGTACGAGGAGTTCGACGACGTGACCGACGAGCAGGAACGGCAAGCTATCTGGGACGAGATTTCGGCGGCGCTAACTCACGAACTGCCGGCCAACTTCATGTACTCCAGTTACGACTTCGAGGGGTTCCTGCAAGATATCAACACCGAGCCCGAATTCTACGAGTACGGTTACACGCCCGGGACGATCAACCGCTACCGCGGCGAACAGGAGGTCGGCGGTGACTTCGTCCGACTGGACGCCACCCCGCTCTCGGAACCCTTCCTTCCGGAACAGGACGACAACAACTCGGCGATGCGCACCGACCTGCTGACCGACGCATCGTACGCCATCGATGGCGACAACGAAATCGTCCCGCTGCACATCGACATCGAGGACGCGGGCGACTCGCAGGTGTGGGTCTGTACGCTTCGGGACAACCTCGAGTTCGGGACCGACGCCGACGGCAACGCCTACGGTCAGATGACGGCCGAAGACTGGGTGTTCCAACTCGAGTACGTTCACGGTGTCGCAGACGATGCAGCCGACCTCTGGGACGAAGAGTTCCCACCGAGTGAAGCCCTCGGCAACTACGAAGTCGTCGAGAACGTCGAACAGACCGGCGAACTCGAGTTCCAGCTCGAGCTCGTCGAGCCGGACCCGGCGTTCTCGCTGCGCCCGGTCATCTGGGGCGAACAGATACTCCCGCAGGAACTGTTCGAGGAGTACGCGCCGGACGCGGAAGCGCTTCGCGAGTCGACCGAAGTCACCGAGTTCACCTGGACGGGGAATCTCGGCCCGTACACGTTCGACGACTGGGTCGCGGGTGCCTCGGGCTCGTTTACGGCCACCCGCAACGAGGACTACTACATGCGCGAGCACACCGCGGACAGCAACGTCCAAGTCATGGACGACGCGTGGGCCGACGCGCCGTACTTCGAGACCTACCAGTTCGACGTCGAGGACGAACGCTCCACCCGCCTCGAGCGGTTCCGTGCCGGCGAGGGTGACCGTATGTTGCTCCCGAGCGACAACGTCGCCGAGTTCGAGCAGGACCACGACGACATTCGCGTCGAGGACCAACAGTCGCCGTACGTCAACTTCCTGTTTTTCAACCAGCGATCTAACGGCAGCCCCATCTGTCGGGAACGGGACGGCCGCGAAGCGATGGCTCGCGTGATCGACAAGGAGACGATCACGGACGACATCCTCCGAGAGCGGGCACAACCTGTGCACTCGAATCAGCCGCCCTGGTCCGAGTGGTACGACGAAGACGTCGCCACCGAGTACGGCGTCGACATCACCGAGGAGGACATCGTCCAAGCGCGCGAACTTCTCGAAGAGAACGAGACGTTCGTGCTCGAGGAAGCCTAA
- a CDS encoding ABC transporter permease, whose translation MKWYILRRLLWAGFASWIILSVTFLLMDLVPDQRIMQAEFAAAQEGVDPEAAAAAAEERYGVAGPLHERYVDYLTGFVQGDWGWSIEYSQPVADVIVTAAPYSAMYAVPAVIIATIIGTAIGLYSAVNQYTTKDYAATFGAFFGISLPNFWFAIVLLVIFGTMLGWVDVGWNHYYPISQDGGFTLLERADDSHPAFVREEFEGERYVGVLSPANLQQLVLPAFVLLTTSTATVMRYARAEALEYVDADFVKTAKAKGASDWAIVSKHIFRPASVPLMTIFVGRMVGLVLVGSYLIEIVFGIPGIGLASYEAIIRQDTDLVAITILIPTFLAIVGNLIEDITYAILDPRIDYGDR comes from the coding sequence ATGAAGTGGTATATTCTCCGGCGGCTGCTGTGGGCCGGCTTTGCCTCGTGGATCATCCTGTCAGTTACGTTCCTGTTGATGGATCTCGTTCCCGATCAGCGGATCATGCAAGCCGAGTTCGCTGCGGCGCAGGAAGGCGTCGATCCCGAAGCGGCTGCAGCGGCTGCAGAGGAGCGCTACGGAGTGGCTGGGCCGCTCCACGAACGGTACGTAGACTACTTGACTGGGTTCGTTCAGGGTGACTGGGGCTGGTCCATCGAGTACAGTCAGCCCGTGGCGGACGTCATCGTCACCGCTGCACCGTACTCTGCGATGTACGCCGTGCCGGCGGTCATCATCGCGACGATCATCGGAACCGCGATTGGCCTCTACTCGGCCGTCAACCAGTACACGACGAAAGATTACGCGGCGACGTTCGGGGCTTTCTTCGGCATTAGCCTCCCGAACTTCTGGTTCGCGATCGTCTTACTGGTCATCTTCGGGACGATGCTCGGCTGGGTCGACGTCGGCTGGAATCACTATTACCCGATCTCACAGGACGGTGGGTTCACGCTGCTCGAGCGGGCCGACGACAGCCATCCGGCCTTCGTCAGAGAAGAGTTCGAGGGCGAACGCTACGTCGGCGTCCTTAGTCCGGCGAACCTCCAGCAACTCGTTCTCCCGGCGTTCGTCCTGTTGACGACGTCGACCGCGACAGTGATGCGTTACGCTCGGGCCGAAGCGCTCGAGTACGTCGACGCCGACTTCGTCAAGACGGCGAAAGCGAAGGGTGCAAGCGACTGGGCGATCGTCTCGAAACACATCTTCCGGCCGGCTTCGGTACCGCTGATGACGATCTTCGTCGGTCGTATGGTTGGACTGGTGCTGGTTGGCTCGTATCTCATCGAGATCGTCTTCGGGATTCCGGGTATCGGCCTCGCCTCGTACGAGGCGATCATCAGGCAAGATACCGACCTGGTCGCGATCACGATCCTCATTCCGACGTTCCTCGCGATCGTCGGCAACCTCATCGAGGACATCACGTACGCGATTCTCGATCCGCGCATCGACTACGGTGATCGATAA
- a CDS encoding ABC transporter permease, whose product MSRHNDEYSASDDSQRDTTFEDVDWSEIDLETDERSPTQLAWIAVVSVWTLGVVIDLLSRYVIGASPFQFPLVGTISLVGWLWIGTLLVLFFYGVVPLYQNPRMTRHYWHEFRKNKAAVISGLFLIVVFLIGVVGTRLLPSADRTPGMENQPPVWLSVEEYVVGRQCPGGTTIEDGVSMCHGSWEYPLGTTSSGEDLLLLSIEGMEISMQVGLIATLMSITIAATVALTAAYHGGLVDEVCMRYVDLQMTFPTFFLYLLLAYTIGGSLFVIIVIFGLTGWGAYARIMRSEALQRREEPYIVAAKSAGARGFWTIRRHLLPNISNSVITAATLSIPAIILAEAAIAFIGLSEAGIASWGRVIAGGRDQLTNAWWISTIPGFFLFFTILAFNFLGDAMRDALDPRHGGGE is encoded by the coding sequence ATGAGTAGGCACAACGACGAATACAGCGCTTCGGACGACTCCCAGAGGGACACGACTTTCGAGGACGTCGACTGGTCCGAGATCGATCTCGAGACCGACGAGCGATCGCCAACGCAACTGGCGTGGATCGCCGTCGTGAGTGTGTGGACGCTCGGCGTGGTGATCGACCTGCTCTCGCGGTACGTGATCGGCGCTTCCCCCTTCCAGTTTCCGTTGGTCGGAACGATCAGTCTGGTCGGCTGGCTGTGGATAGGGACGCTGCTCGTCCTGTTCTTCTACGGGGTCGTACCGCTGTACCAAAACCCCCGGATGACCAGACACTACTGGCACGAGTTCAGGAAGAACAAGGCGGCCGTCATCAGTGGTCTGTTTCTGATCGTCGTCTTCCTGATCGGGGTCGTCGGGACGCGGCTCCTGCCGAGTGCGGACCGCACTCCCGGGATGGAGAACCAGCCGCCGGTCTGGCTGTCGGTCGAGGAGTACGTCGTCGGCCGGCAGTGTCCTGGCGGGACGACGATCGAAGACGGGGTCTCGATGTGTCACGGAAGCTGGGAGTATCCGCTGGGGACGACGTCATCGGGCGAGGACCTGCTCTTGCTCAGCATCGAGGGAATGGAGATCAGCATGCAGGTCGGACTCATTGCGACGTTGATGAGCATCACTATCGCAGCGACCGTCGCACTCACCGCCGCCTACCACGGCGGTCTCGTCGACGAAGTCTGCATGCGATACGTCGACCTGCAGATGACTTTCCCCACGTTTTTCCTCTATCTGTTGCTCGCCTACACTATCGGCGGTAGCCTGTTCGTCATCATCGTGATCTTCGGCCTGACGGGCTGGGGAGCCTACGCCCGGATCATGCGATCCGAGGCGCTCCAGCGTCGAGAAGAGCCGTACATCGTGGCCGCCAAAAGCGCCGGCGCACGAGGGTTCTGGACGATCCGTCGACACCTGCTACCGAACATCTCGAACAGCGTCATCACGGCCGCGACGCTCTCGATTCCCGCGATCATCCTCGCGGAGGCAGCGATTGCGTTCATCGGTCTCTCGGAGGCGGGTATTGCATCCTGGGGTCGCGTGATCGCAGGCGGTCGCGACCAGCTAACGAACGCCTGGTGGATCTCGACGATTCCGGGCTTTTTCCTCTTCTTTACGATCCTCGCGTTCAATTTCCTCGGTGATGCCATGCGAGACGCGCTCGACCCACGACACGGAGGTGGTGAGTAA
- a CDS encoding ABC transporter ATP-binding protein, whose protein sequence is MSTNTDDHDDITGTDSIDESAPLLEVSNLCTYFDTDQGVVKAVDGVSLTVERGETVAIVGESGSGKTVTSESITQLFKQPPGYIADGSVAIDGNEVTHRSEDELGQIRGRTVGHIFQNPQGALNPVYTVGWQIREAIQLHRDVTDEEATELTVELLTQVGIPEASSRLDDYPHELSGGMKQRVIIAMALACDPDLLIADEPTTALDVTIQAQILELLNRLQEKRDMGLLFITHDLGVVANIADRVVVMYAGKVMERGPVEAVFESPSHPYTKALLECLPGEGTLGGIPGELPDPRSPPGGCRFASRCEYTLEECHQGGQPSMAAVDGDDHQVSCVHYRPEMDSSVVRDAPPEEQLTDDVSADGGKRR, encoded by the coding sequence ATGAGTACGAATACCGACGACCACGACGATATCACAGGTACCGACTCGATCGACGAGAGTGCGCCACTGCTCGAGGTGTCGAACCTCTGTACGTACTTCGACACGGATCAAGGGGTGGTCAAGGCGGTCGACGGCGTCTCGCTGACGGTCGAACGCGGCGAAACGGTCGCCATCGTCGGCGAGAGCGGGTCCGGGAAGACGGTTACCAGTGAGTCGATTACACAACTGTTCAAGCAGCCCCCGGGCTACATCGCCGACGGGTCGGTCGCTATCGACGGCAACGAGGTCACACACCGGTCCGAGGACGAACTCGGCCAGATCCGAGGTCGGACGGTCGGCCACATCTTCCAGAACCCACAGGGGGCATTGAACCCGGTCTACACCGTTGGCTGGCAGATCCGCGAGGCGATCCAGCTCCACCGAGACGTTACCGACGAGGAGGCGACCGAACTCACCGTCGAACTGCTCACGCAGGTCGGAATCCCGGAAGCCAGCTCCCGTCTCGACGACTATCCGCACGAACTCTCCGGCGGGATGAAACAACGAGTCATCATCGCAATGGCACTCGCCTGTGATCCGGACCTGCTGATCGCCGACGAGCCGACGACGGCACTTGACGTGACTATCCAGGCCCAGATCCTCGAGTTGCTGAACCGGCTCCAAGAGAAGCGAGACATGGGTCTGCTGTTCATCACGCACGACCTCGGCGTCGTCGCCAACATCGCCGACCGCGTCGTCGTCATGTACGCAGGGAAGGTGATGGAACGTGGCCCCGTCGAAGCAGTTTTCGAGTCGCCGTCTCACCCCTACACGAAAGCGTTGCTCGAGTGTCTCCCCGGAGAGGGCACACTCGGTGGTATCCCCGGCGAACTACCGGACCCGCGATCACCGCCGGGCGGCTGTCGGTTCGCCAGCCGATGCGAGTACACACTCGAGGAGTGTCACCAAGGCGGGCAGCCGTCGATGGCAGCAGTCGACGGTGACGATCACCAGGTCTCCTGTGTTCACTACCGACCGGAGATGGACTCGTCGGTCGTCCGCGACGCGCCACCGGAAGAGCAACTCACCGACGACGTCTCCGCCGACGGAGGGAAGCGCCGATGA
- a CDS encoding ABC transporter ATP-binding protein: MSPSSEPLLEVENLEKHYPITDGYLNEEVARAKAVDGISFELERGETVGIVGESGCGKSTAAKAMIRLEEPTDGEIRFDSEDVMAYDEAKLRKFRREVQMIFQDPDSSFDPRMSVGESVAEPLTVQGMADEDRRRAIVADLLERVGLSASDMDRYPHEFSGGQKQRIGLARALSVNPELIVADEPVSALDVSVQSEILKRIDQFQESFGLTVLIISHNLGVVREICDRVAVMYLGEFVEVAPTEELFADPQHPYTKALLSSIPRPDPSQRGFGQGLTGDVPDPSNPPSGCRFHTRCPAVIPPDDIDVPQGVWRSVLQFRKNVQNDGVDLESIVRVHALESDRWDDPTAVAPEDVDEATLATWIRDEYDLPQRLPDETAETTLARALERTAAGNLEAAANSLEEQFSTVCEHEKPVLESVESDRKCACHLVEATGTPVSSDDSRSHEQLTD, translated from the coding sequence ATGAGCCCCTCGAGCGAGCCGCTGCTCGAGGTCGAGAACCTCGAGAAACACTACCCGATCACGGACGGCTACCTCAACGAAGAAGTCGCCCGTGCAAAGGCCGTCGACGGCATCAGCTTCGAACTCGAGCGCGGCGAGACGGTCGGCATCGTCGGGGAATCCGGCTGTGGCAAATCGACTGCCGCGAAAGCGATGATCCGACTCGAGGAGCCGACCGACGGTGAGATTCGTTTCGACAGTGAGGACGTGATGGCCTACGACGAGGCAAAACTCCGGAAGTTCCGTCGCGAGGTCCAGATGATCTTCCAGGACCCTGACTCGAGTTTCGACCCGCGGATGAGCGTCGGCGAGTCAGTCGCAGAGCCACTGACCGTCCAGGGGATGGCCGACGAAGATCGACGCCGTGCGATCGTCGCCGATCTTCTCGAGCGGGTGGGTCTCTCTGCGTCGGATATGGATCGATACCCTCACGAGTTCTCGGGTGGCCAGAAACAGCGGATCGGTCTGGCTCGAGCGCTCTCTGTCAATCCGGAACTGATCGTGGCTGACGAGCCAGTGTCGGCGCTCGACGTGTCGGTCCAGTCGGAGATTCTCAAACGCATCGACCAGTTCCAGGAGAGCTTCGGGCTGACGGTGTTGATCATTAGCCACAACCTAGGTGTCGTGCGTGAGATCTGCGATCGCGTCGCGGTGATGTACCTCGGTGAGTTCGTCGAGGTGGCACCGACCGAGGAACTGTTCGCAGACCCGCAACATCCCTACACGAAGGCACTGCTGTCGTCGATCCCACGGCCGGACCCGAGCCAGCGCGGCTTCGGACAGGGGCTCACGGGCGACGTACCTGACCCGTCGAACCCGCCGTCCGGTTGCCGGTTCCATACGCGCTGTCCCGCGGTGATCCCGCCCGACGATATCGACGTGCCACAAGGAGTCTGGCGGAGCGTCTTGCAGTTCCGAAAGAACGTCCAGAACGACGGGGTCGACCTCGAGAGCATCGTCCGCGTTCACGCGCTCGAATCCGACCGGTGGGACGATCCCACTGCCGTGGCACCCGAGGACGTCGACGAGGCGACCCTCGCGACCTGGATCAGAGACGAGTACGATCTCCCCCAGCGACTGCCTGACGAGACGGCCGAGACGACCCTCGCGCGAGCACTCGAACGCACCGCGGCGGGGAACCTCGAGGCTGCCGCCAACTCCCTCGAGGAGCAGTTCTCGACGGTCTGTGAGCACGAGAAACCGGTGCTCGAGTCGGTCGAATCGGATCGTAAGTGCGCCTGTCATCTCGTCGAGGCGACTGGAACGCCCGTCTCGTCGGACGACTCACGCTCACACGAGCAACTGACAGACTGA
- the hpt gene encoding hypoxanthine/guanine phosphoribosyltransferase: protein MDQLKQSLLDAPIIEKNGYHYFVHPISDGIPKLESDLLREIVVRITRKADLEDVDRIVTPAAMGIHISTAVSLMTDIPVTVIRKREYGLEGEVEISQQTGYSENEMYINDVYEGERVLVIDDVLSTGGTLAAVLEALDGIGAEVVDTVAVIKKAGGENKVDAAGYDVKTLINVDVVDGEVVIVDEHGDG, encoded by the coding sequence ATGGATCAACTGAAACAGTCGCTCCTCGACGCGCCGATCATCGAGAAGAACGGCTACCACTACTTCGTCCATCCGATCAGCGACGGCATCCCCAAACTCGAGTCCGACCTCCTGCGCGAGATCGTCGTCCGAATCACGCGCAAGGCCGACCTCGAGGACGTCGACCGGATCGTTACGCCGGCCGCGATGGGAATCCACATTTCCACCGCAGTGTCGTTGATGACCGACATTCCGGTGACGGTCATTCGCAAGCGCGAGTACGGCCTCGAGGGAGAAGTCGAGATCTCCCAGCAAACCGGCTACTCCGAGAACGAGATGTACATCAACGACGTTTACGAGGGCGAACGGGTCCTCGTCATCGACGACGTCCTCTCGACCGGTGGCACCCTCGCTGCGGTGCTCGAGGCCCTCGACGGGATCGGCGCTGAAGTCGTCGACACCGTCGCCGTCATCAAGAAAGCTGGCGGTGAGAACAAGGTCGATGCGGCAGGCTACGACGTCAAGACGTTGATCAACGTCGACGTCGTCGACGGTGAAGTCGTCATCGTCGACGAGCACGGCGACGGCTGA
- a CDS encoding DUF7344 domain-containing protein produces the protein MGQHKRHEIDESGAGPTDRKPLSKGEVFELLRNQRRRYVLHFLKRDDRPVELGDLAQQVAAWEYETSLESVTAEQRKRVYTTLQQTHLPKMDEAGILTFDSDRGIVEPTTRTRDVSVYLEIVPSREFAWRELYLSLGAVSCALVAALWAGIYPLTILSPVTWAGIIAVTLTVTAVGHIYYERNMRVGHGDQPPELRYGDE, from the coding sequence GTGGGCCAGCACAAGCGACACGAAATCGACGAGAGCGGGGCCGGCCCTACCGACCGCAAGCCCCTGTCGAAAGGCGAGGTCTTCGAACTGCTGCGGAATCAACGCCGGCGATACGTCCTTCACTTTCTGAAACGGGACGACCGCCCGGTCGAACTCGGCGATCTCGCACAGCAGGTCGCCGCCTGGGAGTACGAGACGTCTCTCGAGAGCGTCACCGCCGAACAGCGAAAGCGAGTGTACACGACCCTCCAGCAGACCCACCTGCCGAAGATGGACGAGGCCGGCATCCTCACGTTTGACTCGGATCGCGGGATCGTCGAACCGACCACGCGAACGCGGGACGTGAGCGTCTACTTGGAGATCGTTCCGAGCCGTGAGTTCGCCTGGCGGGAACTGTACCTCTCGCTCGGTGCGGTAAGCTGTGCGCTCGTCGCCGCGCTGTGGGCAGGCATCTACCCGCTGACGATCCTGTCACCGGTTACGTGGGCAGGGATCATCGCCGTGACGCTCACCGTGACTGCGGTCGGACACATCTACTACGAACGCAACATGCGTGTGGGACACGGCGATCAGCCTCCGGAGCTGCGGTATGGGGACGAATAG